A genomic segment from Thermoplasmata archaeon encodes:
- a CDS encoding transcription initiation factor IIB, producing MVKTREGAEEIEVCPECGSHHLVRDYERGELLCEDCGLVLDDQFIDQGPEWRAFDVEQGEKRARTGAPMTYTIHDKGLSTEISWKNKDSYGKSIPTRNRAQLYRLRKWQRRIRVSNATERNLAFALSELDRMASAMGLPRNVRETAAMIYRKAVNKNLIRGRSIEGVVAASLYAACRQCGVPRTLDEVGNSSRVGRKEIGRTYRFMTRELKLKLMPTKPQDYVQRFCSELKLSGEVQSKAAEILKDASEKELTSGRGPTGVAAAAIYISSIMCNERRTQREVADVAGVTEVTIRNRYKELTEKLGIEIQL from the coding sequence ATGGTAAAGACAAGGGAAGGAGCAGAAGAGATTGAGGTCTGCCCGGAGTGCGGAAGCCACCACCTCGTCCGTGACTACGAGAGGGGAGAGCTCCTGTGCGAGGACTGCGGTCTGGTCCTCGATGACCAGTTCATCGATCAGGGACCAGAGTGGAGAGCCTTCGACGTGGAGCAGGGAGAGAAGAGGGCACGTACCGGTGCGCCTATGACCTACACCATCCACGACAAGGGACTTTCCACAGAGATCTCATGGAAGAACAAGGACTCCTACGGTAAGAGCATCCCCACAAGGAACAGGGCCCAGCTGTACAGGCTGAGGAAATGGCAGAGAAGGATCCGTGTCTCCAACGCAACGGAGAGGAACCTGGCCTTCGCACTGTCCGAGCTGGACAGGATGGCATCCGCAATGGGACTCCCCAGGAACGTCAGGGAGACCGCGGCCATGATCTACAGGAAGGCCGTCAACAAGAACCTCATCAGAGGAAGGTCGATCGAAGGCGTCGTCGCCGCTTCGCTGTATGCTGCATGCAGACAGTGCGGTGTCCCCAGGACACTGGACGAGGTCGGGAACTCCAGCCGTGTAGGCAGGAAGGAGATCGGAAGGACCTACAGGTTCATGACACGTGAGCTGAAGCTCAAGCTGATGCCCACCAAGCCCCAGGACTACGTCCAGAGGTTCTGCTCGGAGCTCAAGCTGAGCGGAGAGGTCCAGTCCAAGGCAGCAGAGATCCTCAAGGATGCGTCCGAGAAGGAGCTCACCTCCGGAAGGGGGCCCACCGGTGTCGCCGCCGCTGCGATATACATCTCCTCGATCATGTGCAACGAGCGCAGAACTCAGAGAGAGGTCGCCGATGTGGCCGGTGTGACCGAGGTCACCATCAGGAACAGGTACAAGGAGCTCACCGAGAAGCTCGGTATCGAGATCCAGCTCTGA
- a CDS encoding DUF998 domain-containing protein: protein MMEERRLMLLIAAVSGILCAVFYLLHDVIGAMNYPGYDPMRQAVSDLTATDAPSFAAAIGYSSVYGILSILCCVLICLVVREEAKGIRIGVYLFTAMQFVSAIGYSLFPLTGSGYDGSMQSFVHVYILTILVVVLSIASLVALAYFGIKNGRKVLGIAAAIALIAMMFGAMGSQALPQDVFGLVERFSTYSAVVLTAFLGFYWYKVSDEDRPVSQIN, encoded by the coding sequence TGGAAGAGAGGAGATTGATGTTGCTGATAGCCGCTGTAAGCGGCATCCTATGCGCTGTGTTCTATCTGCTGCACGATGTGATAGGTGCGATGAACTATCCCGGTTACGATCCGATGAGGCAGGCCGTGAGCGATCTGACCGCTACGGACGCGCCTTCGTTCGCAGCAGCTATCGGGTATTCGAGCGTATACGGGATTCTCAGCATACTATGTTGCGTCCTGATCTGTCTGGTCGTCAGGGAAGAGGCCAAAGGGATCAGGATTGGCGTCTATCTGTTCACTGCTATGCAGTTCGTTTCGGCGATAGGATACTCGCTGTTCCCTCTTACCGGCAGCGGATACGATGGCAGCATGCAATCGTTCGTGCACGTGTACATACTGACCATTTTGGTCGTCGTTCTGTCGATAGCTTCTCTCGTAGCATTGGCCTATTTTGGGATCAAGAACGGAAGGAAGGTTCTGGGCATCGCCGCTGCGATAGCATTGATCGCGATGATGTTCGGCGCTATGGGAAGCCAGGCTCTCCCGCAGGATGTGTTCGGACTGGTGGAGAGGTTCAGCACGTACAGCGCGGTGGTGTTAACGGCGTTCCTGGGATTCTATTGGTATAAGGTGTCGGACGAGGACCGTCCAGTATCGCAAATAAACTAA